The DNA window AAGGGTTTCTGTAAAAGCGAACTCCTGTACTGAATATTGCCAGTGCAACATACTTGTGATAATAAGTGAAGACTACAAACAAAACTATATTCTAAGACCTTGCATAAGTTACAATAAAGATTTAAAAAATAGAATGAGGGTAGTCCAACAAACATCAATATAGACATAAAAATTTAGCTGTAAGATGCAATTTGATGTCAGACGGTCAATAAAGTGCCTGCTCATGTGTTTTTAGATAAGGGGATGCAGTGCTTATCAATTGACCAAAAATGAAACTTCGTATTCATGGACTCTGTTACTGTCTTCTAACTTATGTTTTTAGAAAAGAGAGGACACACATTCTCTTATAGGATGAGTGTGAGGTCTCAGAGGTAGCGAATACGTTTTCTCGGCAAATACTTTTCAATACAAAATCGCAATTAAATGACTGCAGTACAGGTTATGTTCTTACCTGACCCCGATTCTTCTTATCTCTCTGGACATCcaaatccttcaccaatttcAACCATATATCCTTCACTTTATCTGGCTCAAGGTCCTTCAGCTTCAAGCAAACGCATCCTATAAGCTCAGCTGCCCGAATTCCGTCATCATCAAAAACCTTTACTACTAAGTTCTGAGTAGTTTCATCTTCAACTATAAACTCATAATGTTCATTCCATACAGGATTTAACTGGTTTTTCTGAAAGAAAAAATACTAAATTAATAGTAGTCGGTAGAAAGAATGAGTAGAGtctagaaagaaaagaaaatgttcACCTACAATTGTTTTGCTTGTTTTCATTCTGTTACGTAATGGACGTATGTATAACACAGCAAATGGATCAGATTTTCCAATGACATCCTTATTTGTGAGTTCCTTGGCTTGTATAAGTTTCACTTCTAAAGTTCCAACTGGTTGCAACTCAAGGTCACTAATGAACAACACAACTGCAGTTGAGGGAAGCTGGCATGACAAACAGAAGACATGACGCTTTCCGA is part of the Papaver somniferum cultivar HN1 unplaced genomic scaffold, ASM357369v1 unplaced-scaffold_11629, whole genome shotgun sequence genome and encodes:
- the LOC113329392 gene encoding synaptotagmin-5-like, with translation MKTSKTIKNQLNPVWNEHYEFIVEDETTQNLVVKVFDDDGIRAAELIGCVCLKLKDLEPDKVKDIWLKLVKDLDVQRDKKNRGQVRT